DNA from Hevea brasiliensis isolate MT/VB/25A 57/8 unplaced genomic scaffold, ASM3005281v1 Scaf178, whole genome shotgun sequence:
ccacaaataacatccatgacacttcaacaattatgaatgcaatataaaacgtgcatagtatttaactacatagatacatatttataagtgatgcataggcatacttgaacatataataatatcgaaattacaattaaaattaatattttactcacaaacttaaaTTATGATCACTGGGGCGGCTGGACGGAGGAGAAagactgtcccggctcacctgataattttattataattatttaatacatttgactcaatacaaactaagaaaagatcaaagatgttcaaagtcgtgccgaaaatccggcagagtctcccctatacctaggacctatccaacccgcaaaatggctcaaaatgcacttctatatccacaaatcgcacattcacaactcaatcacatcacatagcccctcttgagcccatccaaacagtcaacaatcacaatgtgaaaaattacagtttagtccttataattaaccctttttgcaaaaactatccaaatgaactctaaaaattctaacactttgccccgtggtccttagcattattactaagctaatgcaaaaaaaattataattttctaagctaccacaaatattttatagatttttaatcaaattcaagcgctagataattaagaaaaagtaaggttcgggtttacctatgccaattccgacccCGGGAACGCGCTCGTGACGTTTGACAACGGTggagtagccaaaatctcgacccaattcctagactttttcggtagcctgtctgccGGGCCCGAAATTTACAGACCCAGGCAACCGTTGAATTTTCACCAATTGAAGtttcctacacgaagcccacaacactggagttagtacataatttttacaaaattttctaaactcatttagtcctcagaaaaacactacgaaATTTCGCATGATCCatcaaaaaacggtgtcggaaaattttgaaattggtattgtcatgaagctctcgacgagtagagcaCTCCTATACTCTTGATTTTCTCTTGGGGTTCATAGTTTGCGAGAAATTTAACctaaaaatcgaaatgggctaaaatttttcgGACAAAAATTAggtaaaccgctcgatggattttggtgttcttggtgtctataaaAAGCTCTCGAAGTGTAAATGGGTTTTGACACAAGACTGGTCTGATTGGTGGCCATATCGGTCGGAATTGGCCCGGAAAGACGAAACGACGCGTGCACGCAGGGAGGACTTCCCGCGACTTTTCCAACCGCCTGAAGCATCGGCCGGCGACGGGGAGGTGGCCTAGAGGTGCGCCGGCGTGTGGGGCGGTGGCTGGCTTGCGAAGggtggagggaggagagagaaaaagggaaGAGAAGTGGGGGGGTGTCGGGGTGCGGGGGGAAGAAAAAGTGAAGGGAAAGAGggtcggccggttcgattcggctagtccaattcagaatacaaaattttaaatttttactctatcTTGGGAccaaaaatgaggcccaaaaatttagaaaaaaatttctagaaaactcagaaaaattcgtagagtccaaatataattttagttttgccacgtgatccttaaattaatttttaaaaatcatcaaaattttatatttttgaaaaatcgaacccgatttctaaaatccaaaaaatttcaaataattttctaaaatttaaataaaataaaatatcaatatttacccacaaaataataaatttaaaaattaagggtgttatAATTACTGAATAATATACGAAATCGTTTAGtgttatatattttaatcaatattttacataaaaatgtttaattaataacttatattctaaaaatttaaaaattttataagatatttaaattctatttgtttatatataatataagaaaatataaattttattgtaaaaaatatatattatatttaattaattatttatataaattagttCAAATAATAGATACTTAACGTGCAAAACTTAAAACCTCCATGAATATTATTTCTCAAATATTTTATCCTCTTCATGATTCCATAACGAAATCAAGCACCCTTTATCTTTAAGtactctttttttttataatttttttctattttaatttataacttaaATGTGatgatttatataattatttaatttatttttcttttaaaataaaataaaataaaatatttttattaaattatcttGACTTatattgaataaaaattaaaatcaaaatcaaaaccgTTATTAAACATGCCCATAACCAAATCAGATCCATAGGAATCCGCCCTACTTGATCTGTTCATATTCAACAATTTTGAATCAGACCGAAACCGGGTCATGACATCCTTATTCCTTTGTTCGTGTGGTGAGTCAGTAAACGGAGCATTTTTGTAGTAAATCGGACATTCAATCCAAGCCCATGGGAGCCCGATACGCAGCCGAAATTGCGAAATGTCAGTCTTGTAATTTCAACTGGCCCGGACGATAAATTGCATCTCTGCTAATGGAAATAGAATCCTTAGGCTCTGGGGTTTTAGGGTTTTTCTGTGTTCGGACTGATACTTTCTCTATCTATTCTTATTTCCTACTCAAGAACAAACCATGACTGCTGAGATCCAGGAAGAGCTCGCTGCTCAGCTCGAAGCTCAAAAGATTCTCGAGGTAAGCACTTCATTCCCCACCTTCCCCACCGCCCCCCGCCCCCCCGGCcggcctctttctctctctctctttgtatGTGTATGTGTTTGTGTACATCTTTTGATTAATTTCTAGTGGGATCTCAagttatttttattcattttttatacCAGGATAGTGATTGATCTCTGGATCATTTCTTGTTCTTCTGTTTTTGTTAGATCTAATATGATACTGTTACTTGTTCCTTATTTTGGTTGCCCCGATGTTAGTCTGGGATTAGTGTTAAAGTGTAttttaaaacttcaaaattttcatttcttcattcTCCAAATGGAACAATTTCCATGTTTTTATTCTATTGTTGACGTGTTTTGCTTCAAACATTAAGTTGATATTGGAAGTTTCGGTTTTGAGTTTACAGATGATAAATGAATGAGTTGTCTTCTTACATGGCTTTTATTTGTTAAATTGTATGTGAATAGGGCCTCTATATGTCACAAAATTCCTCTGGAATTGTCATAGTTATGATAGAAAACTTAAATGGTGATAATATGTGAAAGTTCTCTGCTTGTACACTTAAAGTGATTTACTTCTTGTGATGTCTTTTGATCTTTCAAATTCTAATTGTGGGCATTTAGCTTCATGTAGTTGCACACTGTGTTCTTAGTCTTAAATATTTTCTTCCTTTGATTGGTTGAAGTCACCAAGTTGAAAAACTATTTTCTATTTTCAATTATCTTGTGAAGTCTGTATATGGAATCTTCTTTAGCTGATAATCACCCTTCTTGTCGTTTACTTAGAGAACTGTGGTGATTGTAGTAGTATTGCTCAAATCTGTTTTGTATCAGTTATTTCGGTACTGTGCATAACAGGGGCAACAATGCTGATAGCTGTCAAATTCTCATGATATAGAACACTGTTATACTGCTTCATTCTACCATACTGTTCTTTCATCTATGGGCTACTAATAGCAATCTTTACATTGTTATTTCATCAAGTCTGATAAGCCTGTGGTTGAGGATGTGGTCGAGGATGAAGATGATGATGAGGATGACGATGATGATGACGATGACAAGGATGAAGATGAAGCTGAGGGTAAAAGACAATGGAATTGATTCTCTATTTGCCCTTTTCAAATATATAAAGTTAGCCTAAAGGCATCGATGTCTTATTTGTTATGCTATTTATTTATGCCTACAATTTTTCTCCCTTCTCTTTTATTCATAGGACAACAAGATGGAGATACAAGTGGTAGGTCAAAGCAAAGCAGGAGTGAAAAGAAGAGTAGAAAAGCAATGTTGAAGCTTGGAATGAAACCTATACCTGGTGTTAGTCGTGTTACTGTTAAAAAGAGCAAGAATGTGTGTTCTTCCTACCTCATTTGATTAATCAGTTGTCTTTGCTTTTTTCTGcttcttttatatatttttgtattgtttgctACTAACACAGAATTGGTTGCCACTAAAATCAGATTTTGTTTGTTATATCAAAACCGGATGTTTTTAAAAGCCCAACATCAGACACGTATGTTATCTTTGGGGAGGCCAAGATTGAAGACTTGAGCTCACAACTACAGACTCAGGCTGCAGAGCAGTTTAAGGCTCCTGATCTCAGCCACGTGATTTCCAAGCCTGAGACTTCAACCATGGCTCAGGATGACGAAGAGGTAGATGAAACTGGAGTTGAGCCAAAGGATATTGAATTGGTGATGACACAAGCAGGAGTCTCCAGGTCCAAGGCCGTTAAGGCTTTGAAGGCAGCCGATGGAGACATAGTTTCTGCTATTATGGAGCTTACCAACTGATAGGAGCCTTGCTTAAATTGTTATGTGATTAAGTGGCATTTTTATTATGGTTCACCGTATGTGTGATTTGAAGTCgggatttttttctttttgccCCCCAAAATTTGTTATTTTCATATGGATTTGCCTCAGTTCTGTTGTATTACTAAACGAATATGAAATGCATCTTTTGGTGATTAATTGGAGTTTTCATTTCTTTAGTCATGTTCAATTCACAACTCTGTTTGACCGTTCCTTTAGAGCCTAATGCAAAGAATTTTGTCAAAAGAAGTAATTTGAGCTGACCTTAAGGTTCAAAGATTCATGAGGTTGAAACAAATTAAGGTGCTCACCTAACTAGAAATTATTACCAAGTTtgattataaaaagaaaattgtcATCCAAGTGGTATGAATAGTCGAGTATGCCTTATTTTCAATTGAAGGCAAAaggataaattattgaaattctAAACATATGGTTGTCCATTTCTGAAAATAAATTAAAGCCTCAACATAATTGTCAGGAAAAGCAGTTTTTGGGGGTTATAAGATGGAATTCTTGTGTATGCAATACATGATCACAAGAAattctctgccagaagaaataaATTAACAAACATTTGCAGGCTTTGTTCACAATCCAAGCAATGCACCAGGTGATAGAAGATTTTTTGTTGGCAAATAATAAATACACATATTTACCTATTCAGTGGACCAGTACAGTTTGATATAATGTTATGAGCCATTACACATACATACTATCTTTTTAACCATAATGAATCTCCAGAAAAGGAATGGAGAATGTTGTTGCCCtttagaaaagagagagaaaaaagggGAACCCATGTAGAGCTCAAGAATGCTTTCACTCTATCCTTTGTCCCTGCTATAATCATGCGATATTTGAGCCAGACCTCATAGCAGAATCCTGACTCAACAAGCAGTGGTTACATCTATAATACTGTTTTATTCCTGAAATATTTGTTTGTGTAGATAGGAAATAACTGCAACTGTATGAGCACTAAATTCAACTTTAGGAGCTTCTGCCTTTATTATAGTCCAGCTCTCTCATTCTTCAAGtctaaaaacaaattaaaatttggttaattgatcAGTTAAGTCAATTTCTCCATAGATTATGAAGAAGTGAGGGAACAGGTAGAGAAGAAGAAAAGCACATGTTGGGGACCTAAGAGAAACCTTTGTGCATGTATGTTGCAGCAGCCACGACAAAAACATCAATGTACATCTCCATTCTACATCCACCACTATTCACTAAAGTATGTCTCCCTCCACTAGAAGAATTAAGATTTAAGACTGCAAAGTTGGCCAGTAATTTTCACAACTAGTAACTCTGTTAATCAGCCAAAAATTCTAAATACCCAATGCTTTGAATCTGATGCAATAAATGACCTTTCATACCCTCGCAAAAAAATACAATGAAATGCTATCACATGTTGCCCACTTCAAATGATTTACAACAGAGTCTTTTTCAAAGGTATGTCATGCTGATAAGTAGAAGTCCCAGGTTACAGAATGTGGAAACCCTGAAGACCGGATGGAGACACAGTTTCAGCTAGAATAGGCAGCCTTCCTTAAAATGTTAGGAGATATGGAAACACTTAATGTTTTAGGTTTCTCGAATTTAAGCTGTGTAATTCTGGATCTTTTCTAACTTTGTTAGTTCCCTGCCACCATTATTTTTTCTATTGTATTAGTTAAAAAATTAGAATCTAGTGTTTAGTGTTACTGTGAAGTTTCTGTAATTTTATTACCACTTTATATTGGGAATTTCTTTTCTCATTGCTTGTCATATTTTTGTCACGGAATTTAGATTGGCAATAACATAAAGTTGAAGGTTAGGCAGTCCTTTCAAAGGTGTCACAGGAACAAATTCACCATAAGAACAGAACAAGATTTTCTGATATCAAAATTTGAGAACTTTGAGTGCAGATGGTTAAGTTGTGACATCAATTTGAAGTTCAAATACATAGTTAGAAGTGATTAACAACATGCATCAAAAGAAGGGGGAAAAGAGACAGAATCAATGGAATGGAACTAAATTATGATGAAAAACCACTAAGTTATGATCTTCAGAAACCGATATCCACAATGACATGAAATGAACTCACATAGCTAGCAATTTGTTTTGCAGTGTTGATGTAAACTTACTATTTTGCTATGCAGTACCTATCTTTTTAGCTTTGCCGGCGCTAAAATACATCTCCAATAAACCTGGGACTTCATCTGCATATCTATCTATATAATTCTTCAGGAAATCCTTCTCACTTAATACGAACACCCATTCAATTTTCCTGTTCCAATTAATCAGTTCCTTTGACTGCAAAACCTTCAAAACACCATACCTTGGACGAAGCCTTTTGTCAACTGCATACAAAAGAAACTTGGGATACGCAATTATAGTATGCAGTTCCAACTTCACAGTGTTCATGCAGAAATCCATCACATTCTTGATTTTCTTCTCTGAGCAAGCTAAAATAACTGGTTCTCGCACCAAAGCCGACAAAATCTCTTCTTCACTCCATCCAAAACTCTTCATCAGCTCAATTTTCTTCTTCCAAGTAGACTCACTCATTGATAGCATCACTCTAACAGCATGTACAAACATTCGAGACGTTGGTTGAAGGCCTAGAATTTTAACAGCATTCACTGCATAAACCATATTATGATGCTTTTGCATTATAGCCCTCGGCTGCAACGTAATAATTTTTCCCACTCTGTGAGGAGGCACACCCTCTTTTATTAAGAAATCCACATTTGGTTGCATTGTACCCTTCAAATCAAACGTCAAAACGCTTAATAGCCGCTACAGTTTTGTCATTACCGCAAAGACAAGACCTCAATAACTCAAAAGATGGTTTAGTATGAGTATCTAAAGCTCTTCTCAAAATTGTCGGATTTGACACAATAAGCTCAGGCAGAAGCTCACCTACAAAGCCATTTTTCATGAGGCACTCAAATTTAGGCTGGAGATTATTGCCCACGCTGCAATGGGCCGCTTTGCGATCAATCTGGCCACATGGGTATCACTGAAGTTGTGAGCTTTCAAGACTTCCAGTACAGATTGAGGTCTCCGTAGGTTATTCTCGTCGAGCTGACACTTCAGGGAGTCTGAAAGAGCAGATTCTAAGGGATTCCCAAAAGAGTTCACAAGGCTGTTAATGACGAAGAGGAAGTGGAGGCGCGCAATGGAGAGGTGGAAGAGAAGGGTATTGCAGATGCTTGCAGAAAACGTTTTTGTACCAGAAAAAGAAGATTTCTGATTAGGGTATTGGACATTTTGGAAGTAAGGAGCCGTTAGAAGACGAACACAAAGTCCAGACTAATGGACAACGCATAGATttgcagagagagagagaagagagagatggTGACAAAGAAGGGTTCCTGCCAGGCCACGGGTTCCCTCGTGTAGAGGAATGGGCCGAGTTTGCTTAATAAACAATAAACCATTACGGCATTACCTAAAAATGAGAACACAAAG
Protein-coding regions in this window:
- the LOC110667219 gene encoding nascent polypeptide-associated complex subunit alpha-like protein 1, with the protein product MTAEIQEELAAQLEAQKILESDKPVVEDVVEDEDDDEDDDDDDDDKDEDEAEGQQDGDTSGRSKQSRSEKKSRKAMLKLGMKPIPGVSRVTVKKSKNILFVISKPDVFKSPTSDTYVIFGEAKIEDLSSQLQTQAAEQFKAPDLSHVISKPETSTMAQDDEEVDETGVEPKDIELVMTQAGVSRSKAVKALKAADGDIVSAIMELTN